A genomic stretch from Chitinophaga agri includes:
- a CDS encoding tetratricopeptide repeat protein — MQKSQILLVGAAATLLVVLVAFGRTVPHSDKKAMPTADHMHDGQSGTPIAFDELLASAKQKIPADKLVSITALENKTVRGDVKTQQIDAYKQLYASWDSLNQLPIAAYYLGESAKLENSEKSLTFAANLFLEHLEHAEDPAIAKWESEQAIGLLEKAINLNPANDSLKIKQALLYMNTGEPMVGVQKLRDVVAANPDNADAQITLANLAIQSNQFDKAIERMEAFTQKHPEEAKAVFVLAEAYRGKGDIKKAVELLEHCKTLLQDPSLKAEIDTYIKSIK; from the coding sequence GTGCAAAAATCACAAATTCTCCTGGTCGGTGCCGCAGCGACATTACTTGTAGTATTAGTCGCCTTCGGCCGCACCGTGCCTCATTCGGATAAAAAAGCGATGCCAACTGCCGATCATATGCATGACGGACAGAGTGGAACACCTATTGCCTTTGATGAATTGCTGGCATCTGCCAAGCAAAAAATCCCTGCAGACAAACTCGTTTCGATCACCGCCTTGGAGAACAAGACGGTGCGAGGCGACGTTAAAACACAGCAAATAGACGCTTACAAACAATTATATGCCTCCTGGGACAGCCTTAACCAACTGCCCATAGCTGCGTATTATCTTGGCGAATCTGCTAAGTTGGAAAATTCCGAAAAAAGCCTCACCTTTGCAGCCAATTTATTTTTAGAACATCTGGAACACGCAGAGGACCCTGCTATTGCCAAATGGGAAAGCGAACAGGCCATCGGCCTGCTGGAAAAAGCTATTAATCTGAATCCGGCAAACGACTCCCTTAAAATTAAACAGGCGCTGCTGTATATGAATACAGGAGAACCTATGGTAGGTGTCCAAAAACTCAGGGATGTGGTGGCAGCCAATCCTGATAACGCAGATGCTCAGATCACGCTGGCAAATCTAGCTATTCAATCAAATCAGTTTGATAAAGCCATAGAAAGGATGGAAGCGTTCACGCAGAAACATCCTGAAGAGGCTAAAGCTGTATTTGTATTAGCAGAAGCGTATCGCGGCAAAGGTGATATTAAAAAGGCAGTTGAATTGCTGGAACACTGTAAGACACTGTTACAAGATCCCTCACTGAAGGCCGAAATAGACACGTATATTAAGAGTATTAAATAA
- a CDS encoding 3-hydroxyacyl-CoA dehydrogenase family protein, whose product MNILVIGEEPHYAAFLEKGGLNGHRVQQVTSLERTGTLADHELVVDLNFDEHTGRARIYAKYPQVPVLASIVRTSLSELMSNYAFEQGFSIIGCNWLPGFAAMPVTEVSVIGEEQKPLLAEIMTSLGWEYEIVEDRVGLVTPRVICMIINEAYLAAEEGTASREDINTAMRLGTNYPMGPFEWCEKIGIRHVCGVLDAVYKATGNERYKISALLAREAGMNVTVM is encoded by the coding sequence ATGAATATCCTCGTTATAGGAGAGGAGCCACATTATGCGGCTTTTCTTGAAAAGGGTGGTTTGAATGGGCACCGGGTGCAGCAGGTTACATCGCTGGAGCGGACAGGCACACTGGCTGATCATGAGCTGGTAGTAGACCTGAATTTTGATGAGCATACCGGACGGGCGCGTATCTACGCCAAGTACCCACAGGTACCGGTACTGGCTTCCATCGTACGCACCTCTTTGTCAGAACTGATGAGCAATTACGCTTTCGAACAGGGATTCAGTATCATTGGATGTAACTGGCTACCTGGATTTGCAGCAATGCCCGTAACAGAGGTATCTGTGATAGGAGAAGAGCAAAAGCCGCTGCTGGCAGAGATAATGACTTCATTAGGTTGGGAATATGAAATTGTGGAAGACAGGGTCGGACTCGTGACGCCAAGAGTGATCTGTATGATCATCAATGAAGCGTACCTGGCTGCTGAAGAAGGAACCGCTTCCAGAGAAGATATCAATACTGCTATGCGACTGGGAACTAATTATCCGATGGGCCCTTTCGAATGGTGTGAAAAAATAGGTATCAGGCACGTATGTGGTGTGCTGGATGCGGTGTACAAAGCCACCGGTAATGAACGGTATAAAATAAGCGCATTGCTGGCACGTGAAGCCGGTATGAATGTGACTGTCATGTGA
- a CDS encoding MBL fold metallo-hydrolase produces the protein MFVKQLYTNCLSEAAYFIESEGEAVVIDPLRDIDAYLDLAKERNATIKYIFETHFHADFVSGHLDLAAATKAPIVYGPEAVTNFPIYLAKDKEKFTIGKLTLEVLHTPGHTLESTCYLLYDEAGNPDSLFTGDTLFVGDVGRPDLFSGNLTKEELAGYLYDSLNNKIKVLPDNVTVYPAHGPGSSCGKNLGPHTYSTLGDEKSANYALKAEDKDAFIKEVTSGLSTPPSYFPINARINKEGYDALQAVMEKSNRPLSVAKVKEKLKDEVLILDTRPAAEFAEGFVPGSLSIGLEGRFAEWAGSLLPFGEEIILVTSPGKEEETIVRLARVGFDHVAGYLEGGYEAWIAAGEQRDLIITVEPDELAMDLPHDENLVIVDVRKPAEYADGHIEGAINLSLSDMTDPGNLADFDDNHNLYVHCQGGYRSIIACSMMKREGIHNIRNVDGGFNAMKTQEGLKVVQEKNVLN, from the coding sequence ATGTTCGTCAAGCAACTTTATACCAATTGCTTATCAGAAGCCGCCTACTTTATTGAGTCAGAAGGAGAAGCTGTTGTGATTGACCCGCTAAGGGATATTGACGCTTACCTTGATTTAGCTAAAGAGCGTAACGCTACCATTAAGTACATTTTCGAAACGCACTTTCATGCCGACTTCGTATCCGGTCACCTCGACCTGGCTGCAGCAACAAAGGCACCAATTGTATACGGTCCTGAAGCAGTGACCAATTTCCCGATATATCTGGCTAAAGACAAAGAGAAATTTACCATCGGTAAACTGACACTTGAAGTACTGCATACACCGGGACATACACTGGAATCAACCTGTTACCTTTTATATGATGAAGCAGGAAACCCTGACAGCCTGTTCACCGGCGACACACTGTTCGTTGGTGACGTAGGACGTCCTGACCTCTTCAGTGGTAACCTTACCAAAGAAGAACTGGCCGGTTACCTGTATGATTCATTGAACAATAAGATCAAGGTATTGCCGGATAACGTGACCGTATACCCTGCACATGGTCCTGGTTCATCCTGTGGTAAGAACCTGGGCCCTCATACCTACAGCACATTGGGAGATGAGAAAAGCGCTAACTATGCACTGAAAGCTGAAGATAAAGATGCCTTCATCAAAGAAGTAACATCTGGCCTGAGCACTCCTCCATCTTACTTTCCGATCAACGCCCGTATCAACAAAGAAGGATATGATGCATTACAGGCAGTAATGGAGAAAAGTAATCGTCCGCTGTCCGTAGCCAAAGTGAAAGAGAAACTGAAAGACGAAGTATTGATCCTGGATACGCGTCCTGCAGCTGAATTTGCGGAAGGTTTTGTACCTGGTTCCCTCAGCATTGGTCTGGAGGGCCGTTTTGCAGAGTGGGCAGGAAGCCTGCTGCCGTTTGGTGAAGAGATCATCCTGGTAACAAGCCCTGGTAAGGAAGAAGAAACCATCGTACGTCTGGCACGTGTAGGATTTGACCACGTAGCTGGTTACCTGGAAGGTGGTTATGAAGCCTGGATCGCAGCTGGCGAACAGCGTGACCTCATCATCACCGTAGAGCCGGATGAGCTGGCGATGGACCTGCCTCATGACGAGAACCTGGTGATCGTAGACGTTCGCAAGCCCGCGGAGTACGCAGATGGTCATATCGAAGGAGCAATAAACCTAAGCCTCAGCGACATGACAGATCCTGGAAATCTGGCTGATTTTGATGATAATCATAACCTGTATGTACACTGCCAGGGTGGGTACCGTAGTATCATTGCCTGCTCTATGATGAAGAGAGAAGGTATTCACAATATCCGCAACGTGGATGGTGGGTTCAATGCAATGAAAACACAGGAAGGACTGAAGGTGGTGCAGGAAAAAAATGTGCTGAATTAA
- a CDS encoding HU family DNA-binding protein, translating to MRKADLINNIAEKTGIPKVDVLVTLEAMFKEVKEALANGEHIYIRGFGSFITKKRAAKIGRNIKKNVAVEIPEHFIPAFKPSKEFVAEVKKLKSS from the coding sequence ATGAGAAAAGCTGACTTAATTAACAATATTGCTGAAAAAACCGGCATACCTAAAGTAGATGTGTTAGTAACACTAGAGGCCATGTTTAAGGAGGTCAAGGAAGCGTTGGCTAATGGCGAGCATATCTATATCAGGGGCTTTGGTAGCTTCATTACGAAAAAGAGAGCTGCTAAAATTGGCCGTAACATCAAGAAAAACGTTGCCGTTGAGATTCCGGAGCATTTTATTCCAGCGTTTAAGCCTTCTAAAGAATTCGTTGCAGAAGTAAAGAAGCTTAAAAGTTCGTAA
- a CDS encoding L,D-transpeptidase family protein, giving the protein MRDTSHYTQQEYIDLTLDSNTVNRFLETDTAYAEYIRDFYRQRDFHYAWIGNDGQLTEQAGNFINMMKADAEYGLHDSTVISKPLREMYDTLLMEGEKLRPGDKAAPTAELLLTAQFFAYGNKVWSGLTSDSAKSLEWFIPRKKINMESLLDSMVNKPASAFEEPVNKQYKLLRDQLKKLDVLEKMQWDSLKGTRKIYKAGEQDILIAGVKHRLHLLGDLAVADTSQLFTPALDSAIRNFQDRTGLKPDGTIQQSLLNALNITPKQRIRQILINMERIRWVPAEPPAKYLLVNIPAFKLYVYDNNQLDWSCNVVVGKPGANTVIFSNEVKYVVFAPYWNVPPGILVHEVLPAMRKNPGYLARQNMEVVTGSGGPVNAGSLNWSKYSGGNFPYIIRQKPGGHNALGKVKFLFPNEYNIYLHDTPSKGLFGENKRTFSHGCIRVSAPQQLAEWLLRSDSSWTKQKIVEAMNGSKEKFVSLKERVPVYIGYFTAFVDSDGRLNFRDDVYGHDAKLAATLFGSK; this is encoded by the coding sequence GTGAGAGACACCTCCCATTATACCCAACAGGAATATATCGATCTCACGCTGGACAGTAACACGGTTAACAGGTTCCTCGAAACAGATACCGCTTATGCTGAATACATCCGTGATTTCTACCGCCAGCGTGATTTTCACTATGCATGGATCGGCAATGATGGTCAGCTGACAGAGCAGGCAGGTAACTTCATCAATATGATGAAAGCAGATGCGGAGTATGGGCTGCACGACAGTACCGTGATCAGTAAACCCCTCCGTGAAATGTATGATACATTGCTGATGGAGGGAGAAAAACTACGCCCAGGTGATAAAGCTGCCCCTACAGCAGAGCTGCTCCTCACCGCGCAGTTCTTTGCCTATGGAAATAAGGTATGGAGCGGGTTGACGTCAGATAGTGCCAAGTCGCTGGAATGGTTTATTCCACGTAAGAAAATAAACATGGAAAGCCTGCTGGATTCCATGGTGAATAAGCCTGCAAGCGCATTTGAAGAGCCGGTAAACAAACAGTATAAATTGCTGCGCGATCAACTGAAGAAACTGGATGTGCTGGAGAAAATGCAGTGGGATTCTTTAAAGGGAACCCGGAAAATATATAAAGCAGGCGAACAGGATATACTGATCGCAGGTGTAAAACACAGACTGCATCTGCTGGGAGATCTGGCCGTAGCCGATACCTCACAGTTGTTTACACCCGCACTCGACTCTGCTATCCGTAATTTCCAGGATCGTACAGGACTCAAACCCGACGGTACCATCCAGCAATCTTTGCTGAATGCCCTGAACATTACTCCTAAACAACGTATCCGTCAGATACTGATCAATATGGAACGTATTCGCTGGGTGCCTGCTGAACCACCGGCAAAATACCTGTTGGTCAATATCCCTGCATTTAAACTCTATGTATATGATAATAATCAGCTGGACTGGAGTTGCAATGTGGTAGTCGGAAAACCGGGCGCAAATACGGTCATCTTCAGCAATGAAGTAAAATATGTTGTCTTCGCTCCCTACTGGAATGTACCTCCCGGTATACTTGTGCACGAAGTATTACCTGCAATGAGGAAAAATCCAGGTTACCTCGCACGACAGAATATGGAAGTGGTGACTGGTTCAGGTGGCCCGGTAAATGCAGGGTCGCTGAACTGGAGTAAATACTCAGGCGGCAATTTCCCTTATATCATACGACAGAAACCCGGCGGACATAACGCATTAGGGAAGGTAAAATTCCTGTTCCCCAATGAGTACAACATCTACCTGCACGATACGCCTTCCAAGGGTTTATTTGGAGAAAATAAACGCACATTCAGCCATGGTTGTATCCGCGTATCAGCACCACAGCAGCTGGCAGAATGGCTGTTGCGCAGTGATTCTTCCTGGACAAAACAAAAGATTGTGGAAGCCATGAACGGTAGCAAAGAGAAGTTCGTCAGCCTCAAAGAAAGAGTGCCGGTATATATAGGTTATTTTACTGCGTTTGTAGACAGTGACGGCCGGCTGAATTTCCGTGATGATGTATACGGACATGATGCTAAACTGGCAGCCACATTGTTTGGCAGTAAGTAA
- a CDS encoding single-stranded DNA-binding protein codes for MRGVNKVILIGNLGRDPDVQFLEGNIAVAKFSLATTETFKDRAGKLISQTEWHTVVLWRGLAELAQKYLHKGSLVYIEGRLRTRSWEDKEGNKKFATEVVGDNLVMLDKRMDLNNAEHAIHHSNTGSNTGDNFPNMEIPPQLNDTADDLPF; via the coding sequence ATGAGAGGTGTTAATAAAGTAATCCTGATTGGCAACTTGGGTAGAGATCCAGACGTACAGTTTTTAGAAGGTAATATCGCAGTAGCTAAGTTTTCGCTGGCTACAACAGAAACATTCAAAGACAGGGCTGGTAAGCTGATATCCCAAACAGAATGGCATACAGTTGTATTATGGCGCGGACTGGCTGAATTAGCCCAAAAGTACCTGCACAAAGGTAGCCTTGTATATATTGAAGGACGCCTCCGTACCCGTAGCTGGGAAGACAAAGAGGGTAATAAGAAGTTTGCCACTGAAGTAGTAGGCGATAACCTCGTTATGCTCGATAAACGTATGGACCTGAACAATGCCGAACATGCCATACATCACAGCAATACAGGCAGCAATACAGGTGATAATTTCCCCAATATGGAAATACCCCCCCAACTGAACGACACAGCGGACGATCTTCCTTTTTAA
- a CDS encoding ArsR/SmtB family transcription factor — MEKTLLTTSSNTLIISRGTNEKDQIKLDYIAVKKAAMVLRAINHKLRQQMIKLLEDHKKMTVTEIYVKLRLEQSVASQHLAILRRAGIVITERDGKFIHYTINKQRIAEVAKFVEELVG, encoded by the coding sequence ATGGAAAAAACATTATTAACGACCTCTTCTAATACTCTTATTATTTCTAGAGGTACCAATGAAAAAGACCAAATTAAATTGGATTACATTGCCGTTAAGAAGGCAGCTATGGTTTTACGTGCGATAAACCATAAGCTCCGCCAGCAGATGATTAAGCTGCTGGAAGATCACAAAAAAATGACAGTAACTGAAATCTACGTTAAGCTGCGTCTGGAGCAGTCAGTAGCTTCACAGCATCTGGCTATTCTGCGCCGTGCCGGCATTGTGATTACAGAAAGAGATGGTAAGTTCATTCACTATACGATCAACAAACAGCGTATAGCAGAAGTTGCCAAATTCGTGGAAGAGCTGGTAGGCTAA
- a CDS encoding Rne/Rng family ribonuclease, producing MNKELIINAAPTGVEIALLEDKKLVELHHESGNPNFSVGDLYLGRVKKLIPGLNAAFVDVGFEKDAFLHYTDLSPYIRSILKFTQQAISDKTPEGFDFTKFKNEPEIVKTGKITDVLGGKPNILVQILKEPISSKGPRLSCEISLPGRFIVLTPFNDIVAVSKKIHSSEERKRLQKIVEAIKTPNFGVIVRTAAEGKKTAELHEDLTTLVETWKNIQANLRGSQPPQKILSEQAKTTSILRDLLNESFNRIVINDRNMFADTRAYIQKIAPEKQDIVQHYHNGAPIFDHYGVTRQVKASFGKTVNLDSGVYLIIEATEALHVIDVNSGYKSSSNNQEQNALASNLEAAGEIARQLRLRDLGGIIIIDFIDMKLPENKKVVYEAMEKFMAQDRAKHTILPISKFGLMQITRQRVKPEVTISVAEDCPTCHGTGKIGASVLIIDEIEKNLQYLINHQHKGLTIRVHPIFYAYLAKGFLTSRRWKWYFQYKKWVRIKADSNYHLTEYRFFDANEEEIKL from the coding sequence TTGAACAAGGAACTTATTATAAATGCGGCACCTACCGGTGTGGAAATAGCGTTGCTGGAAGATAAGAAATTGGTTGAATTGCATCATGAGAGCGGCAATCCCAATTTTTCTGTAGGGGATTTATACCTTGGGCGGGTGAAAAAACTGATCCCAGGCCTCAATGCGGCTTTTGTTGATGTGGGTTTTGAAAAAGATGCCTTCTTACATTACACAGATCTTAGCCCATATATACGTTCTATACTCAAATTTACCCAGCAGGCTATTTCGGATAAAACCCCCGAAGGGTTTGACTTTACAAAGTTTAAGAATGAGCCGGAAATCGTAAAGACCGGCAAAATCACAGATGTGCTGGGCGGAAAGCCCAACATCCTGGTGCAGATACTAAAAGAACCGATTTCCTCTAAAGGTCCTCGTCTTAGTTGCGAAATTTCTCTTCCCGGAAGATTTATCGTGTTAACACCCTTTAATGACATTGTCGCAGTATCTAAAAAGATACACTCTTCCGAAGAAAGAAAAAGATTACAGAAGATAGTCGAGGCGATCAAAACGCCCAACTTTGGTGTAATTGTCCGCACGGCGGCTGAAGGAAAGAAAACGGCTGAACTGCATGAGGATCTGACCACTCTTGTGGAAACCTGGAAAAATATACAGGCCAACCTGCGTGGCTCACAGCCTCCGCAGAAAATCCTGAGTGAACAGGCCAAAACCACCAGCATCTTACGTGACCTTCTTAACGAAAGCTTTAACCGGATCGTGATCAATGACCGGAACATGTTCGCTGATACCAGGGCCTATATTCAGAAAATAGCTCCTGAAAAACAGGATATCGTTCAGCATTATCACAACGGCGCTCCCATTTTCGATCACTACGGCGTGACCCGCCAGGTAAAAGCATCCTTCGGGAAGACCGTCAACCTGGACAGTGGCGTATACCTGATCATAGAAGCAACAGAAGCATTACATGTCATAGACGTTAATAGCGGATATAAAAGCTCCAGCAATAACCAGGAACAGAATGCACTCGCATCCAACCTGGAAGCCGCCGGTGAAATAGCCCGCCAGCTACGCCTCCGTGACCTGGGTGGTATCATCATCATCGACTTCATTGATATGAAGTTGCCCGAAAACAAGAAAGTAGTATATGAAGCCATGGAGAAATTCATGGCGCAGGACAGAGCCAAACACACTATCCTGCCTATTTCTAAGTTCGGTTTGATGCAGATCACCCGCCAACGTGTAAAACCTGAAGTCACCATATCAGTGGCGGAAGATTGCCCTACCTGCCACGGCACCGGTAAAATAGGCGCTTCTGTACTGATTATTGATGAAATCGAAAAGAACCTCCAATACCTGATCAACCATCAGCATAAAGGTCTTACGATCAGGGTACACCCTATATTTTATGCCTACCTGGCTAAAGGTTTCCTGACCTCCCGCCGGTGGAAATGGTATTTCCAGTATAAAAAATGGGTCAGGATCAAAGCTGATTCTAACTATCATCTGACAGAATATCGCTTCTTTGATGCCAACGAAGAAGAGATCAAATTATAA
- the tsaB gene encoding tRNA (adenosine(37)-N6)-threonylcarbamoyltransferase complex dimerization subunit type 1 TsaB: MSLILHIDTATSVGSVCLSKDGQVLQTLVNDKQQDHAASMVLFVKDIMQQQGIAPADLDAIAVSAGPGSYTGLRVGVATAKGLCYTWEKPLIAVSTLQMMAQGILSRTQDVNALYCPMLDARRMEVYTAMYDASLNTTIAPHALILTPEAFAEQIAKHKIYFFGNGSDKWQQLMLPSDNAVFVTYTLNAADMVPLATAAFARKAFEDVAYFSPFYLKPFHSTMKK, translated from the coding sequence TTGTCTTTAATACTGCACATAGATACAGCTACTTCGGTAGGTTCTGTTTGTCTTTCAAAAGATGGACAAGTACTGCAAACACTGGTAAACGATAAACAGCAGGATCATGCAGCATCCATGGTGCTGTTTGTGAAGGATATCATGCAACAGCAGGGCATCGCACCCGCTGATCTCGATGCAATAGCTGTAAGCGCCGGCCCTGGTTCCTACACCGGGCTCAGAGTTGGTGTGGCTACAGCAAAAGGACTGTGTTACACATGGGAAAAACCATTGATAGCAGTATCAACATTGCAGATGATGGCGCAGGGCATTTTGTCACGTACGCAAGACGTGAATGCGTTGTATTGTCCGATGCTTGATGCAAGAAGAATGGAAGTATACACCGCAATGTATGATGCTTCATTGAATACCACGATCGCACCGCATGCGCTAATACTCACTCCTGAGGCTTTCGCCGAACAGATAGCAAAACATAAAATATACTTCTTTGGGAATGGTAGTGACAAATGGCAGCAACTGATGTTACCTTCGGATAACGCAGTGTTTGTTACCTACACATTGAATGCTGCGGATATGGTGCCGTTAGCAACCGCTGCTTTTGCCCGTAAAGCATTTGAAGATGTAGCTTATTTCAGCCCGTTTTACCTCAAGCCTTTCCACTCTACAATGAAAAAATAG
- the mutY gene encoding A/G-specific adenine glycosylase, whose translation MKQFFTNALLDWNNNENTRSMPWKGEKDPYRIWLSEIILQQTRVEQGWAYYEKFILNYPTVQDLAAAPEEAVFRLWQGLGYYARCKNMLAAAKQIVSQYHGHFPNTHDSILSLKGIGPYTAAAIASFAFNLPHAVLDGNVFRVLSRFFDIDTPIDSTAGKKQFAQLAQELLPHGLSASYNQSIMDFGAVVCKPQQPACNTCPLAKKCKGYQQGLTALLPVKTKKLVIKKRYFYYLVLQHKDNVYIRKRTENDIWQNLHEFILIETSGPEDPATLQSSAAFKAIMGDIRYNMDAASATFKQQLTHQTIHSQFLLLSVSKKPEIQGYTAVPRNQLDSYAFPKTITDFLKNRELTLF comes from the coding sequence ATGAAGCAGTTTTTTACGAATGCACTCCTGGACTGGAACAATAACGAGAATACCCGTTCCATGCCCTGGAAAGGCGAGAAAGACCCCTACCGGATATGGCTGTCTGAAATCATACTCCAGCAAACACGTGTGGAACAGGGATGGGCCTACTACGAAAAGTTTATCTTAAACTATCCCACGGTACAGGACCTGGCTGCTGCGCCGGAAGAAGCGGTGTTCCGCCTCTGGCAGGGCCTGGGCTACTATGCACGTTGTAAGAATATGCTGGCCGCTGCAAAACAGATCGTATCACAGTATCATGGTCATTTTCCCAATACGCATGATAGCATCCTGTCACTCAAAGGCATAGGACCATACACGGCGGCTGCTATTGCATCCTTCGCATTTAATCTGCCACATGCCGTGCTGGATGGCAACGTGTTCCGTGTATTATCCCGCTTCTTTGATATAGACACCCCAATTGACAGTACCGCAGGTAAAAAGCAATTTGCACAGCTGGCACAGGAACTACTCCCCCACGGTTTATCGGCTTCGTATAACCAGTCCATTATGGACTTTGGTGCAGTAGTATGCAAACCTCAGCAACCTGCCTGCAACACATGCCCCCTGGCTAAAAAATGCAAAGGCTATCAACAGGGCCTGACCGCCCTCCTGCCTGTCAAAACCAAGAAACTCGTTATCAAAAAACGGTACTTCTACTACCTTGTCCTGCAGCATAAAGACAACGTCTATATCCGCAAACGTACCGAAAATGATATCTGGCAAAACCTTCACGAGTTTATACTGATAGAGACCTCCGGTCCTGAAGATCCGGCCACGTTACAGTCATCCGCAGCCTTTAAAGCGATCATGGGTGATATACGTTACAACATGGATGCGGCTTCTGCTACCTTTAAACAGCAGCTTACACACCAGACAATTCATAGCCAGTTCCTACTCCTTTCTGTTAGTAAAAAGCCTGAAATACAGGGCTATACCGCAGTCCCCCGTAATCAGCTGGACAGCTACGCCTTTCCCAAAACCATAACCGACTTCCTAAAGAACAGGGAACTGACCCTGTTCTGA
- a CDS encoding BON domain-containing protein, with translation MKCKAFLMAGMMFLAVCLFSCSPSDSSVQQSVNEKLTASPGVTAEVKEGAVTLNGEVADDAAKMAAEDAVKGVSGVKSVTNNIMVQAAVPPPPPPATADTAMSADTTVKK, from the coding sequence ATGAAATGTAAAGCTTTCCTCATGGCGGGAATGATGTTCCTGGCCGTATGTTTATTCTCCTGTTCGCCAAGTGATTCCAGCGTTCAGCAATCTGTTAACGAGAAACTCACCGCTAGCCCCGGCGTAACTGCTGAGGTGAAAGAAGGTGCAGTAACCCTTAATGGTGAAGTAGCTGATGATGCTGCAAAGATGGCCGCTGAAGATGCCGTTAAAGGCGTTAGCGGCGTAAAATCTGTGACTAACAATATTATGGTGCAGGCAGCAGTTCCGCCGCCTCCTCCTCCAGCAACAGCTGATACTGCTATGAGTGCAGATACCACTGTTAAAAAGTAA
- a CDS encoding RidA family protein has product MEKQIINTNNAPAPIGPYNQAVLSGNLLFVSGQIAINPETNQLVLDDIKTETHQVMKNLKGILTEAGMDFSNVLKSTIFIMNMNDFALINEVYGSYFTSDYPARETVQVAALPKGVNVEISVIASK; this is encoded by the coding sequence ATGGAAAAACAGATCATCAATACGAATAACGCTCCTGCTCCTATCGGCCCGTATAACCAGGCGGTATTATCAGGCAATCTGCTGTTTGTATCCGGACAGATAGCCATCAATCCGGAAACCAATCAACTGGTGCTGGATGATATCAAAACTGAGACCCATCAGGTAATGAAAAACCTGAAGGGTATACTTACAGAGGCGGGTATGGACTTCAGTAATGTGCTTAAGAGTACCATTTTCATTATGAACATGAATGACTTCGCGCTGATCAATGAAGTATATGGTTCTTATTTCACCAGCGATTATCCAGCCCGTGAAACAGTACAGGTAGCTGCACTGCCTAAAGGTGTGAATGTAGAGATCTCTGTCATTGCGAGCAAATAA
- a CDS encoding SDR family oxidoreductase, producing MGKLLNGQIALVTGSSSGIGAAIAVAFGEAGATVVVNHHSDKSLKDAEEVLAKIKAAGSDGFIQQCDISKEDEVKAMYAEIFSRFGTIDIVVANAGIQQDASFLDMTLEQWNKVIDTNLTGQFLCAREAAREFKRRGVVEGRSKAAGKIICMSSVHEVIPWAGHVNYAASKGGVKLLMESMAQELAPQRIRVNSLAPGAIKTRINEDAWDTPEDEKKLLELIPYGRVGIPEDVAKAAVWLASDESDYVTGTTLFVDGGMTLYPGFADNG from the coding sequence ATGGGAAAACTCTTAAACGGACAGATTGCGCTCGTTACCGGTAGTAGCAGCGGTATTGGCGCGGCAATAGCAGTGGCCTTCGGTGAGGCGGGTGCTACGGTGGTAGTAAATCATCACAGCGACAAAAGCCTGAAAGACGCAGAAGAAGTACTGGCAAAGATTAAGGCGGCAGGTAGTGACGGTTTCATTCAGCAGTGTGATATCAGTAAGGAAGACGAGGTGAAAGCCATGTATGCGGAAATATTTTCCCGCTTTGGTACGATAGACATAGTCGTAGCAAATGCCGGTATCCAGCAGGATGCCTCTTTTCTTGATATGACACTGGAGCAATGGAACAAGGTGATCGATACCAATCTTACCGGACAGTTCCTCTGTGCCCGCGAAGCTGCCCGTGAGTTTAAACGCAGAGGGGTGGTAGAAGGCCGGTCAAAAGCCGCGGGTAAGATCATCTGCATGAGTAGTGTACACGAAGTAATCCCCTGGGCTGGTCATGTGAACTATGCTGCCAGTAAAGGCGGGGTGAAGCTGTTAATGGAGTCCATGGCACAGGAACTGGCTCCGCAACGTATAAGGGTGAACAGCCTGGCTCCCGGAGCCATTAAAACCCGTATCAATGAAGATGCATGGGATACGCCGGAAGATGAAAAGAAACTCCTGGAACTCATTCCATATGGCAGAGTAGGAATACCCGAAGACGTAGCTAAAGCAGCCGTGTGGCTGGCCAGCGACGAGAGTGATTATGTGACCGGAACGACACTTTTTGTGGATGGTGGAATGACCCTTTACCCGGGGTTTGCAGATAATGGTTGA